GCCAGAGCACGTGCGGCCTAAGTATGGAATACTGGACAAACGTTTTTCCTTTTCTAGCAGATAGACATAtaaaaatttagtaccacctcgaatAGAAAAGAAATCTCTTCAGCGTTGAACTGACGAAAAAAACATGAAAACGCACCTTGCTTATTAGTAAAGTAGGTATAGATGTTTACTGCCTTGTTGTCTATGCTTTGTACTCTGGTTCTAGTTAATAAGAGTGGATGTGTGCAACACAATGAAGCACAGGCAGGTGGTTTCAACCTCctaatttttgaaaaaaaaacctCAATGGCATATgaaatatttttctttttctttttctttttaggaATTCATTTTTGTAATGGTTTGTGGTGGTAATAAGAAAACTAAAATTAAAGTTTATATGCAGATTTATGTGTGTGGTTCATGTTAACCTTTTGAATATTAGCATTCTCATGATTATAATTGCACATGTGCGAATGCacacgaactccttaagaaaagttcttcaaaagttccctatgaaagaaccgtttcaagcatctggtcatcacaaatgttttgactactcgtggagccaaaacggactccatatgagtcagataaTTTGGCATGAAAAACTTTAGTTTCGTGACAATTTTTGTTAAATTTTAGACAGGAAGGGCCTATTCTTTCTAACCTTGTTATTTTTGTCAACTCCAATAAATCGTTTTGCTCTAAACAGATGCCTTGGCTGATTATTTACTTTGCTGTCCTGGAAGGGCACTAGCGGCACTGTGTTAGGCTTAACAAATGTTCCTTGCTCCTCTTTCTGATCAGACGGCAGCAGCAGATTTGCACTATGTCTAGCTAGCTCCCTACCTAGCTTGGTGCCGAAAGTCAGAGCTGTGATGCTTCTTTTGTGCCTAAAATAATTATGATATTTTTCACCTGGTAGATCAGACGAGAATAGATGTCACCAAGTGGCTCACAGAGGTCAGTTCAAGCTTTAGCATTAGCAATGTCCATTGAGTCCGACTTGTGCAATTAAGCACTACCTGTAGCATTAAGTAGCATCATCGTGCGGTTTAAAGTGATGCCCTGATGCGAAGGAACTAAGATAGGTCGGTGGCCGACCTGACCTTATGCGTACAATCCTTCTTTCCGTTCGTGGATCAGGCGACTAGACAAGGACGGCCTCGAGGTGCGACCTAACCGTGAGGTCGTCACGGCCGTCGGGCCCACAAGGGTGCCGGTGGTATGAAGTTAAGGACGTGGCGGCGGCCGCCGGTGTTATGAACTAGATTGGGATCGCGCCTTGGCGCGAGGGTGCCGGTCACAACGTTTTGATTAAGCGGATAATGCGAAGTCAGTAGTAATCCAGGTATAGCATATACATTCATACATGATAACAATACAATGAAGAAGAAACATTCAATTGTGATGGAAGCGATACATAGTGATACTCATTATCGGCGTCACACTATAAGGCATGATCAATTTTAGTGTGTTCATAAGACCACAAAACATAGCCACTCGACAGGAAGTTTGAAACCAAAAGCACAGCCACTCGGCATGAACTTCGGTACCAAAAACGCTATAATAGGAGAGGGGGTAATAAGCGCCGGATAGGAGAGACAACTACCGAGTCATAGCTACTAAGCATACTAATAAGTGTCTTCATTCAACTGCCTTTAGTGACATGTTTCAAGCCATCAAAAGAAAAGCTTTGTACAAACTAAATGTGATCAAAGTAATACAACCTTACGGTGCCTTCAACAAAAGGAAATTTTGGTTTCGATGCGGCAATTTCCTTCAAAAAAGTTGAGCAAAACATGGCTAACAAAGAGCCCAACACATCTGTTGATACATCAAGTCATCGACTAAACCAAGTCGATTTAGAGCAAAAGTGCATATGCAGCATAGCCTCGATGTAAAATGTATCAAACCAAGTGATGCACCTGCCTAAATAGGGCGAGATTTGTAGTGACCATCAAAAGCAGTAAATAACGATCACAGTAATCAAAACAGGGCAATTGCTATGGAACAATTCACATTGATTAAATACAAAATTCAAGACGCACAAAAAATGAAAACATGGAAGGGCATAAGACTCACCTCAGGTACCCTACCTTTCTCTCGGGACTTTAGGTACACAAAAAAACCTCACCGTAAGAGTTTACCCCCATTGCCGCAGCATGGTAAATTTCCATACCGCAACAACAAACATGCAGTTTCATAGCCTACAAGATTGACACTGCTGCTATGCATTATTGCTTTTGTTAATTTTGAATGTACTATACTCATGATCAAAGCATGAATTGCATATTCAGATAGACTGCACCCGCCGTCCACAAATCACACACTCGAGTGTAAACATGACCATTATCTGAAACAGAGAAATAGGAAAGAGATGCATAAACCGCATGAAACATGGAATAAGTTATTTTTTTAATTCTTGGCAGAAAAGCACCACCAGCGACCCATCATCAATGAAGGAGCTAGTAAACTTAACAAACCCTAACCACACTATGAATCACAGCTGCCAAGGTATCATGCGTCATGAACTCAGCAACGAGCAGCCGCTCGCCACCCTTGTAGCATCATCCGATGAGGTTGGACAAGCGAACGCTCTGCAGCAGCCCAACTGCCCTAGCCTCCTCCTGTGCATCCAAAAAAAATGACAGCCAAATTCAGTTCAGACTCCACGACAGAGGCCAGTCGAACACTGGTGCATACGAGGTGACGATCCACCCCCGCGAAGCAAAACAAACCAAAGCAAGGGGCACGAACCATGAATTGGCGTGTGTCAGGCCAGGCGGAGCGGTAGAAGAGCTTGATGGCGACGGTGGTGCCAGAGCTGAAGAGGGCCCGTGGTAGATGGTGTTAGGCTCCTTCTCGCAGTGATCGAAGACGATGTGGTCCGTTGCGAAGCCGTCGGTGGAGGCGCGGAGCTCGTCGAGGTTGTACTCCGCGAACACGGGCACGCCGCTGCCGTCCTCCCCGGTGACGCCATTCTCTGCAGGGGCACGGAGACTGGATCAGCAGCGGATCGAGCCCCCGACCAATCAGTAAAATGAGCCCAATGCAAGGTAAGCAAGGCATAGTCAATCCACAGGATAATTGATTTCCATGGTCACGACAAAAGCAAGAAGGGGATCGGTATTGAACTGGACACTAAAACTGAACATTTTTATGATATTCTAAAAGCTTTCATACACATAAATGATGCATTTCACAAGGACTGAAACATACCAGCACATGGTTTACATGATTAAACTGAAAAAACCTCGAAAGGACCACTTAAATCTAGAGTTAATCCAGCCAATTATCTGAGCGCACCTTCTCTGAACATATTTCTACCACATAAATTTAGAATTATCTAAATAGTATCTAcaatatcaagtttgaggcaaccGAACACAAAATagagaaggggggaggaggagcgAGCTGTGGCGGGCTAGCTGTACCTACTTGAGCTGGCCCTCCTCCTCTTAGAGAGGACAACGATCTGGCAGTTAAGCGTCTTCCAGGCGCCATCCTTGAAGGAGAGCTCGACGATGTCCTTCCTAGTGCTGGCCACATCGCCAGCCAGGCAACACTGCTTCTCCGCATTCAGGAGTGACTCGATTGCCATGTCGACGCTGTTGCCCTCCTGCCTCACCACAAACGACCATCGTCACACGTGCGGTAATAGCACATCAATCGGAAACCCTAGGCACAGGGACGATAACATGTGAAGCAAAGCAGATCCGCGTGTTACCTCGTGTGTGCCTATGTAGATCCCTGTACGCCTAAGTATCTACATACATCTAAATAAATTCATATACCCGGTGAAGTGTGTAAGGCTGAACCAAAATGTAGAACAAAGGAGCTGCTCGATCGAGTATTTAGGCTGAACCAAAATGTAGAACAAAGGAGCTGCTCGATCGAGTATTTAGGCTGAACCAAAATGTAGAACAAAGGAGCTGCTCGATCGAGTATTTTCCAAGCCCAATTCATACCAACAATGTTTAATGGGGTTTTAAAGTTCTAAAATTGGTCACGACCATCTTCAATCAGGAGAAGCACCAAAATTAATTAAAGAAAACTTGCACATGTATTAGTACTATGAGTAACTCTACTGATTGCTCGCAACCTCTGAGATTATCCTAACAAAATCTCACCCAAGCAATCCGTTTAACTCGCATGGAGAAGAACCGCCGTTTCAATGATGCTACTGGCTGGGAAACTAATACAGAATTCAGTttgcatgcatttactaatcaacATCTCTACGTATCTACACGAAATGCGCCATGGAGAAAAGCAGCTAGCTACACATGTATAGATCAACCGAAGGTTCCAAAGAGTAAGCCAGTAGTATTACCAGCTCCCAGTAAACAACAGGCTCTTTGATTAGTAATATAGTTAATTAATCAGTGTCTGAGATTAGTAATATAGTTTACCAACTCCCAGTAAACAGCAGGCTCTCTGATCAAATGCTCCATTACTTTGAGATATTCAATTGCATTTTGTGCCTAGAACAAATACATTGGAATAATTTATCAGGTCATCTGAACAAACGAAGGATAAAATGTGTGATTGTGGCAACAAAGAGTGAAAAGAAAGGTACCGATAGAGACTCAGTTACTGCAAGGTCGAGATAAAAATTCTGAGATGCTCCCAAGCCGCAAGCTTTTTATTTGCAAACATGGGTTGGAAAGGGGTTCTCAGAAGTTCCAGTATCTGGTAGTCAGCGAACAAATTATATACATGATCTGGATAGAGATGGAAGCATTACCCTGATTGAAACTAAGATGGATAATAAAGAGAAATTAAGATGAGCAATTAATGGTCACCTGATTCTTCTTTAATCTGTATTATAGAAACCTTGCAGCAAATTTTTAGAACTGGaccaacaagcacatgcggacgGGAGAAGAAAATGTTGAAAGTGTCATCCACTTGTCATACTTGCATACCAGCCGATTTACTCCAAGGCCATGCTAATTGATCTTGAGACATCAATTTCTTTCAAATCACAGAGAACTGCATCAAATAAAGATTGATCTAGTTAGAGGATGCACAAATCTGCATACGACAAAGTGTATTGATGCAAAATAATGTAATGAAAGCTCTAATTGATGCACATGCAGCCAATTGAGCTATTACCGTTCGACTCCATAGAAGTACTAAACTTGATGATAAACAAAGAGTATACATGGATTAGCCAATTGAGCTATTCCCACAGCCATTGCTAAGCGTCTTATCTGCAGAGAAACTTCTGGATACGTGCTTGTCGCACTAACCTGCCAAAGTAGATTTTATCAACGGTGCAAATCATTGAACTATCTAAAGAGCTAGTCAGCAACTTAATTGAACAGATGGTGAGCAAAAACCGTATTGAAGCTAGGTTATGAATAGCCCATAAGGCACCCTCCTACCAATGCGGCTGCAGGCCATTGGAATATTAAGAGTTTATGTGACTACTCGGCTAATCAATATTTCAGCCACTGAACACTGAATCATTGCAGCTTGTAAATCAACTACTAATGAACAGTCCTCCCCCCTATGGATCCTGCCACAGACAGCAGAACCATCCCAGATCAGAAGCCCGCACACCACTAAATGAATCTAATACTCTAAAATTGAACTGGGCACATGATAAACTCATACTGTGTAGAAGAGAGTAAAAGGAGAGGAGCTACCTTCAAGCAAACTTGACCCAAAATCAGAACCCACGCTCGGGGCCTAggctctccctctccctctggcGCATGGTGGTGGAGAGGTGGACGGGTGTGGTGCGTGTTTCTGCCAGAGAGCTCATCCCGGCGTGCCCATCATCGGCGGCTCGCTGTGTACCTCCTTGTCCACATCGGCCGCTGCTCTCCACGAACAGAGCCCAAGGGGGAGGAGCGGTAGCGAGACCATGGGGAGCAGGAGGCACACGCCCGGGCTCGAGCTCGTCCATGGCCGCCACCTCGCCCGGATCCGGATCCGGAGCACCCTTCGACCCCTCGGCGCTCAGCAAAAGGAGCTCTGCTCGCCGCCGGGCCTCACGGGACTGGTCGCCGCCCCGCCGTCTTCGGATCTTGACCCGCCACTCCCCCTGCGCACACTCCTCCTATGGCGGTGAGAGAGCGAGCGAATGAGACCTCTGTTGTCTCTGCGGCCGACACACCTCCAGCTGGGCCGTGAGGTACGGCGATGGCGCCACAGGCAACTCGACCACCTCGTCATCTCCGTGGCTCGCACTGCTCCTCCTCTGCCTGGTCCCGACGGGGAGGAAAACAGAGGCGCACAGGAGAGGTCGTGGCTTGCGCTGCAGAAAGGGAGGACGAAGGAGGAAAAAGGCGGGATGGAGATGGCGCTCCTcacgtcggcggcggcgcggagagatgtgagggagagagagagacgtgAAAGGAGAGAGAGGTGACCTAGGTCTCACCCGATTGGGGATGAAGCAATGAATCGAGGGAAACCGTGTGGCAAGGGGTAGGTGAAATCCCAATAATGCCCTCGGCGGGGCACTGAATTTACTGGCGGTGGTAGCAGATATTTACCACGGGAGGTAACTATTCATTGCTACAGGGCTTCGGTTATGATCCGGCGGCCCAGATCATCCGGACGCTCGATCCGACGGCCGGAAACGCATCAAAAAATCGATCGAATGGCCAGAATGATCTAAACTCTGAGAACGCTCGGGAGCTCCCAACTAACATAGTAGTCTGATGTGCCCGCCAGGATccgcaagagagagagaggaagaaggtTTGCAAAACAGAGTTTCTACAAAAAACGACTACGGATTAGTTAGAGTAGGCAAGCAGGACGTTTTTCTGGTTTATATAGAAAGGATTATGTACAAGCCATCTATCCAAAGGTACCTTCAAATCGCTCATAACTAAAATAAAGATTCTGGGAACAAGTTGGCAAAGAAGTGAAGCATGCCTAAGTTGTGCTATCCATTGTAAAAAAATACTGAGCTTTTGAAATAAAAATAGGACTACCCTGCATAATATCGCATCTCACAAGCCAATCTGGTGGAACCACAATATGTAATCAAGTCACAAAGCCAATCAAGCCACATAACTGTAGTGGTCAGACAGATCAGCTAAGGAACAATATGCATCAGCCAAATTGTTCATCAGCGTACAGATCAATACATCATATATTTAGATCAAGCAAACTAACACCAGAATAAAAATGCTCCCAAGTTCATTGCTCTTATGCATTTACCAAAAAAATGTGACTGTGCACAACTTACATCCATGATCCAGAAAGTTGAGGGTTGGAAGGGAGGAATGAGAGAAATAGGACCTTCGCCCCAAGCGTCATAGACCCAGTCTTTGAATGATAATTTTCCTGATTAACATGCCCTGTTGCATGCACTGCCAGCCTCTGATCTCCCCGCAGGGCCCGGGATCTCTGAATAACACGGTATATAATATAGTGAGTAGATACCAACAAACATACCCACATATACACACACGAATGATTACACAGAAAGAAATATTGCATAGAAGGTCATGATTCACACGAACTATGTCTTTCATCCAAGATAGCCTGACTGTAATATTAGGACGATATGAAATATTAAGATGCCTGAAATAAAGCTTTCTCTATTCGTAATAATATTTCTCCCAGAAATATTACAGTCAGGCTATCTTGGAATAATTACATGACAGGGGGCATCAACACATCATTATACCAAAATAAAGGAGaaaaaaagaagaacaggaaaagTTTATGTTCGAGTAATTACTACCTGAAATATCATCATAGTAATTTCGGTTGTCCCTTGATGCTCAACTATTGCCATGCGACAGCCAGACCACCTTGAGCACCACGGTCCGGAAGCCAAGAGCATGAGCAAACCAAAATCAGAATGGATTAACCAGGAAACCCTAGACAAATCGCTAAAAAACAACAAAGCCCTTGATGAGCACATACACATCACAAAGGGAAAGACAAACAAGGGAGCAAATAATCACCTCAGCCATCTTAGAAGCCCACTCGGTGTGCTCCCTCTCCGGCCAACCCGCAAGACAGCCCCAACGCCACGCCACCGTCCCAACCGTGAAACAGCCAGAGAAGCAAGGAAGATGGTAAGAAACAAGCGAAATAAAAGGTAGTGGGCTCCAATACAAACATTAACCAGCCAAAAGACGCTGTTATTAGAAACATGACACTGTGGTTTCTGCTGGTTTATCAACAAATTAAAACAAGCCATTGAACCGACAACTTGCTTACTCTTAACCAGATGAAATCAAGGACCAACAACAAACAATAAAAGTCAAGAACAACTTATATGCAATAAAGGTACGAGAGAGAAGAAATATTCACATAAGACGGCTATAAACACTGGAGCATAAATAAGCAACACCTTTAAATACAAATAAAAAGGGTTCAGGGTTCAATGCATAGTGGGCTCAGATTTGCCTTTCCTCGATCATATAATCTACCCCCGCCATCTCTTGTCACCAGATTAATCTGTTTATACAGTGGAGCTGCCCTGGTTATCACTCAATAAGAATAACCATCCAAGGACATCACATGATCAAAAAGGATTCTAGAGACAAGAGGGAGGACCCAACTTGATACCCACAGGTGCCTTGATTGCTCAAAGGCACACTTATTTCAGCCACAGCGAATCATCATCGCCCTAGCAAGGATGGCTTCCGACCGGTGGGGCACGTGCGAATAAAAAGGGTTCAGTGTTCAATGCATATGGGCTCAGATTTGCCTTTCCTCGATCATATAATCTACCCCCATTATCTCTTATCACCAGATCAATCTGTTTATACAGTGGAGCTGCCCTGGTTATCAGTCAATAAGAGTGACCATCCAAAGGACAGAACAATAAGTATCACAGGATCAAAAAGGATTCTAGAGACAAGAGGGAGGACCCAACTTGATACCCACGGCTAATCATCATCGCCCTAGCAAGAATGGCTTCCGACCGATGGGGCACATGATTCAAATGCGGTGGCACGAGATATCTCATTTTAGGAGTAACTATTCATTCCAGCAGTAACTATTCATTCCAGCAGAAAGCCATGGGCACCGAAGTGGCCAAGGAGGTGAGGAGGTGATGTATAGCACATCTAGGAGCACCATCAGAGACGACCGGGGCAACGAGCGGGCAGGGAGAGAGGCGAGGCGGCGGGAAGAGGAAAGGGCGCGACGCGAGTGCAGGCCTATAGGGAGCGGAACATcagctattttttttctttcagagtATATAGGAACTATCAAACATATCATATAAGTGCAATCATCTTTGATAATATAAGAGAGCATAGAAATCACAGAGCTTGTTTAAGATATTTTGTCACATCAAGTAGTTTAGATAAGAAAAGCCTAACCCAGAATTACAAATAATTGGAGCGAGCGATAGATTTATTATTCTGATAATTTGGTAGTAACTATACATAAATAATTCATTTGCCAACAGTAAAAAAATATGCGATGCATTATTTACACAAAACAATATTTTTTGTATAGGGTCAAAAAGACATTTCAGCATTCAAATCAAGAAGGCTGAAATAATCTAAGAGTATTAT
The sequence above is a segment of the Aegilops tauschii subsp. strangulata cultivar AL8/78 chromosome 6, Aet v6.0, whole genome shotgun sequence genome. Coding sequences within it:
- the LOC109749345 gene encoding uncharacterized protein isoform X3; the protein is MAIESLLNAEKQCCLAGDVASTRKDIVELSFKDGAWKTLNCQIVVLSKRRRASSSSLRAPAENGVTGEDGSGVPVFAEYNLDELRASTDGFATDHIVFDHCEKEPNTIYHGPSSALAPPSPSSSSTAPPGLTHANSWRRLGQLGCCRAFACPTSSDDATRVASGCSLLSS
- the LOC109749345 gene encoding uncharacterized protein isoform X2, which codes for MEHLIREPAVYWELEGNSVDMAIESLLNAEKQCCLAGDVASTRKDIVELSFKDGAWKTLNCQIVVLSKRRRASSKNGVTGEDGSGVPVFAEYNLDELRASTDGFATDHIVFDHCEKEPNTIYHGPSSALAPPSPSSSSTAPPGLTHANSWRRLGQLGCCRAFACPTSSDDATRVASGCSLLSS
- the LOC109749345 gene encoding uncharacterized protein isoform X4, whose protein sequence is MAIESLLNAEKQCCLAGDVASTRKDIVELSFKDGAWKTLNCQIVVLSKRRRASSKNGVTGEDGSGVPVFAEYNLDELRASTDGFATDHIVFDHCEKEPNTIYHGPSSALAPPSPSSSSTAPPGLTHANSWRRLGQLGCCRAFACPTSSDDATRVASGCSLLSS
- the LOC109749345 gene encoding uncharacterized protein isoform X1 yields the protein MEHLIREPAVYWELEGNSVDMAIESLLNAEKQCCLAGDVASTRKDIVELSFKDGAWKTLNCQIVVLSKRRRASSSSLRAPAENGVTGEDGSGVPVFAEYNLDELRASTDGFATDHIVFDHCEKEPNTIYHGPSSALAPPSPSSSSTAPPGLTHANSWRRLGQLGCCRAFACPTSSDDATRVASGCSLLSS